A window of Solanum stenotomum isolate F172 chromosome 9, ASM1918654v1, whole genome shotgun sequence genomic DNA:
GAGTGAGATTCACTCAATTTTCTTATCATGATATCAAGGTGGTGTTAGAAGTCCAACATCTGAGTAAGATgataatttgttattttgggcAATACTCGTCTCTTGAGCTAACTATTGAATTGAGCTAGATACAAGGTCAAGAAAGTAACTTCTTGGGTCGAGTCTAGATCAATAATTTAACTTTCTTGCAATAATTAACACTCTTAATGacaaaaactaaagaaataagCTAAATTCAAAGCTCTTTAACAAATATCCTGTTGGTAGTGTATCAAGGTGAAGAAAAAGGAAACTTCTCTAGTTCCAAAGAACTTAATAGGCCACATGCGATTGTGATAGGATAGATAGAATCTCTCTGCCACTTAACCAGATGTCTCGTGTTTGAactcaagaaaacaaacaaattcGGACAAGGAGTGTTGTCATCCCTATAATGGGTCTTAAACACACGAATCAATCAGTCGAGGCTCCAAGACAAGTACCATTATGAGGGTGGCATATGAGTTATGACTTGTTGGACAGTAAGTAAATAAACCTGAACTGATAGTTTGGATCCTTGCTATTTCTGTTCTATATTTGGCATTTTCATCACTCCTAGTATTAAACTTTGTAGGTACAAGAAAATAGATTTATGCCAATGACAACACTATTGGTTGATGGAAACTTTGAAGTTCTATTCAcaagatttgatttttattttcatttaaaccTATAATGGCATAGAAGTCATCCCACATGGGGTCAAGTAATTACACACTCAATACAAAACTGTAATATAGAAACAAAATACAGCAAGCTCCAACTCATGATATAGCATTAGTTCCTCTGTCATTTTAGTAGGGCATCCTAATTATAAATGGTATTGAAAACATAGCCACCACAATAAACTCTACAATCCCTCAATACTACATTTTATAGTATACTTTTCTCGCAAAGGGTGTTCAACTGACcatgatttaaaatatttagtgCCATTTATCTTTCTGTTTGACAGTACCAATCAATCATAAAGAAGTGACAATAACTACTATGAGGCAATTGTCAACAGCTTGATGTGTCTAACTAATATTTTCCCAAGGGAGTAAGcaataaaccccaaaaaaagaaaaaggaaaacaaagagaGAACATCCCACTAGACAGTCTTTTATTAGGTGTACTGAGATTTGCAGGGCAGGGGACCAAGAATTCATTGCCAAGTGCCACACTTtgttgtatatgtgtttggtAGTTCTTTCTATTATTCAGCTTCTGTTTCATCTTTAATAGCAATTTGATTGGTTCTCTTCAGTTTCTCAGTTTTATGAAGCCTAGCTTAGCCCCACTTAGTTCTTCTACCTTCCAACATTCATCTAGAATGATCATTTTCTTAGCTTCCTGGGGTTGTCCTTGACAAGTTTATATTCCTAGCAACTTCATCATTGTGTGATAAACTACCCCTGTGGCTTGTACTCAGTGGGGCTATGACTGTTGACTCTAATCATCACTTTGTTACCATAaactatgttgctcagactctccaaaaatgttgccacACCGTCGATATTATTGAAGAGTCTAAACAACATAGaccataaacatgaatcaccTTATGATGGACAGCAAAGAATTCTAAGACATTCTTTCCATTTCATTCAAGACTTATGTTGGCTTAACTACTTAATAAGAATAAGAGAAACTAACTAGGCAAAAGGaatcaaaacataaataaaactgTTAGCTAGGGACTTGAATGGCTGCCAAACCCTTTTATGATAGGAAATTAGGTAGATGAAGCTTTCAAGACTATATACTTATCTGTAAAGGCAAGTCTAGACAATATAGGTAGCAAAAGTCACTAAAAATTAGTTTAAAGCTGAAGCTGGCATTCACATTTTACCACTCCTTTAACCCACCCTCAATCAACTCTACTGCTCATAGAAAATGACTTACCCTTTGAGATTCACAAATATCCTACAAGTGATAGGGATGTTAAAAAGGCCATGTATTTCTTTCAATCCCCTTTTGAGGGCTTGAGGAAGTTGTTGAAACATGAACTGGTTTTATCAGAAAGTAGTAAAGCAACtatcaaactaaagaaagatctCTCTTTCAACATGAAAAATTGACTCTTTTATCTAAACAGCTGAAAACAATCACATCTCTTCAATCCATtcacatttttaaaataagaaagacAGCAATCAACCCAAATCAATGAAACAGTAATCAGGGTAGCAATGAATTAAAGAAACCTACATCAAATTCAGGAACTATTACTAAGAATGGCTTTCAAgacttaaaaaaaatctaacaaaACATTACCAATTCTAGCTTGAAAGTCTCCAAAATCATGAAATAAAGCAAACAGCAGCAATATGACAAGTCTGGCCAAACACATAACACTCCTAAAGTAACTTGTTGAGCTAGAAAAGCTCAATTACACaagaacaaaatcaagaaagttGAATAACTAATAATATTAGACCGGATCGAAGAACCTGAAACAAGGATCAGGATTCTTTTCGACACGGTGTATGCCATTGAATCAGACTCTATAATGAACTCTCTCATTCTCCATCTCCAGGCTCTTTGGCAGCATCACTTCTGTAAGTTCCAATTGCATTCAAGTAGAGCATATCCCTGCGAATTGAGCTCAACAACGTTTCAAGAACATTAAAGTTAAACAGGAAAATTAAAAGACTGATCAATTATTAAAGTGAATACCTGTCAGGGATTTTgagaaagatcaaatttttGGAGCTAATTCAATGGCGAGAATCAGAGGAAGCAGAGGATGGCTTATCGGAAATGCCATCGTGCTCCTCTTCTTCACCTTGGATTCGAGCAGGAATACGAAACCCAGAGAATTCGCCTACTTCAGAGGCAAATCCATAACCAGGAATTGTTGATGGATACATTGGTAAAACAGCTTGATGGTGATGACTTGGATCACCTGAGGCAATTGCTATAGTTGATGGGTCCATCCATGCTCGAACCGAAGATGTGTTACTGGACTGAAGGGGTCCCCTCTGAGAAAAAAACTGATTTTGGCCGAATAGCTGCTGCAGCAACGCCGGTGCTGGTGGCGAATTGAACAAGTACCCACCAGGTCCTGTTACTGCTCCACCACTACCACCAGGGCCAGTGTCTCTACTGTCACTCCAAGAACCAAGTCTCTGATGCATAGACCAGCCAGAGGTGTCAAACCCAAGTGGGGTGTTTCCTGTGAAGTGAGCTGGTGCTTGAACCTGCACTTGCTCTTGTTCCCTATGGTTAGTTTGGTTATGGTGTTGAGCTTGCTGGTTTTGGTGGtgaagcaaaataggatcttgaaACTGTAAAGAGAGACTCAAATCTTGGTTCTGGCTATTGGTTCTTGACAACATATGGGGTTCTTGGAAGCTGTGGAACTGCATAGCTGAAGAGTTACCTGAGGTTGAAGAACCCATTGGAAAAAAGGACTTAATGGTATCAGCAATAGCATCAGATTCTAAAGATGGAGGCAGAAAGCTAGCAGTATTACTCTCCATTGCTCTTTTACTTGAAGGGCCAGCAACATTATCAAACAAACtaacatttccttgttgaaatGCAAAGTTGTTATCTTCTTGCTGTTTTTGAGCCTGCTCTTGTTCAATATCAGTGTTAGTAGCAGCAGCAGCAGATACAGAACCAATTGTAGGTTTCCAGGCAGGTAATTCAGCTAGCTCATCAATGGCGGGTTTCGCCTTTTTGATAAGCCAATCCACAGCTTTACTAGGTCTGTCATAACCAAGGCGGTCTTGAACATCGTAAAACTGAATAGCAGTATGAGCAGAGAGACGCACACGGCGGTCTCTGGGGCCTTTGGCTGTGCAAACCTTGCTGTGGCGGTCTTTCCGTCCTGTAGACCTCACAATGTGACCTCCTTGAACTTCTACAATCTCTCCTACAGTGTTCCTTATACCCAATCTTGACGTTTCTCCCATTTTTCCACGCAATGTTGCATGTTCGACGTTTTGCCCCAATGAAGACGAAGAAGGCAAATACGAACGTTTCTTCGGAGGCGGAGGCGGAGGCTGTGGAGGAAGTAATTGTTGTGAATCTAACCTTCCATAAAGCAATTGATGTTGATTGAAAaatggttgttgttgttgttgaggatgaAGATAAAGCTGAGGTTCGTTTTCTGATtgttcttgattttcttcttcttctttgccaACTGAatcttgattttgattttggttGGGATGATAATGGTGCTGCTGATTCCTCTGAGGATCCAGACTCAGACCCTTGTTCTGCTTTTCTCTTTCCAGTTTTTGATTGATTACACTTGTTCCTCTTCTGTActattgttcttcttcttctgtatCTGGCACCACTCTGAAATCTGAAACTCTCTGCCATTCAACTTCCCAAATTCCATAACTTATTCAAACAAATATGCCTAACCCATCACTCCCTCTCTCATATATGTTCAAACAATTCTATTGATTTGGTtaatagagaagaagaaaaagatgagaATTTGCAGAGCAATTAAAAAGTGGCAAACAATGATTCCTTTATTTGAGCTTTATATGATGAGAGCCAAGTTGCCAGCCTTGTTTAGATGCCACTGGTTTTGGTACTGCTATGGTTAGCAGTGTTTTTGTCAGTTATAAGATTAAAGGTCTTTGTAACCTCATCATCACTGccatctctctttctctctctgtATGTACTCTACTGTTGCAGCTACTGCTGCTGTTGCTGTTGCTGCTCCTGCTAACCCTTGTGgtattttttcacttttgtaCTGCCCAAAAAGCACACATATCACCAATCCAAACACTCTTTTTTAACCTTTTGTCATTCAACCACAACCAATTTGGTTCAATTTTAACCTTTCTAGTTCTTGGTATCCCAATTATATTTACCTCTATCATGTTCAAATAAGACGTAATATGTAAATATGTTGTTTAACTtgattgatttatatttatgttctttaattttgagTATGCATGAAAGAACGAGGCGGTGTTTGATGTCCCACTTGTTAATGTTGTCCAAAggcttttttttctctttttgtaaCTTCTTAGTTACATGTTACAACCATTTGGTTACTTAGCTCAAATTGacctttaaaatttacttttcttttgttgaaaGTGACATATTACAGCCTAGATCACAcctttttttcctctctttcttttctgagtttgttttttctcttttatttgtatttaaatttgattaatttaaattcatgttatataaaattttatatcaaattttttttcatattcttaattcaaatttgaaatctcTTATTAAGAGAAAAATAGTCTCATCTACTGCGTCATATTCGTTAGTAGTGACCTCTCTCTTTCTTTATTGATTCACTTCAAAGAAACAAcaccaacttttcctcaaatTGCACTCTCTTagtcttttttttccttttgtctttttacaatctacttttatttttggacTATGTAATTTACACTGCATGTCCTTGTGTCTAGTTGCTCTCCACTAATAACCAATAAATTGCCTATCAGTTCCTTATTTATTATCCAAAGTACAATAACTCACATTATCTAAGGGAGCGTCTAAATATGAGTTAGagtgatattttttaaataaataatattaaaaaaaataagtttatgaAGTATTTAGAAACTGAAATTTATTAAGTCGTAATTCGAACATGTGAATAGGAATTAGGAAATATATAATTGTGGTGTCATAGTGAGAGTGTGAAAGATTATATATAGTGGAAACAAGAAGAGACGACTGACGAGTCagatcaaaaaaatattagggAGAGATATTAAACAAGCTCCCTACCATAGTACCCTTACAaggtaaataattatttttttaaagactaCAATAAATAAATTGGGATAGAAAGAGATAGGAATATACAATTTTTTGAGAATAGGAATTTACAATCAAGGATTTTAGAGAggtgaaaatgaaaagagacaAAGTCAAATCGAAAAAAAGTATTAGGGAGAATTGATTAAACCATCTTCTTACCTAGTATCCTTATAATGTAAAGACAaggtttgatattttattctttccaaaCTTCAGTTGTAAAATTATACTATCACAAATGTACGATATTGTTGTTTATATCTTAagatattatatttctttctctttttttaaaaaaaattactaaaaataatttgaaataaaaggaatttattttttgggaatagatttgaaaaagaaaagacaaaaaaagaaaaaggcatAGATATTGTCAAAAAATCTTGGTGAAGGTGAGGAGGCATTACTGTTCCCTATAAATCCATGTCTGCCTAATTGCAGTCACACTGCCCATAACACTTGCTCTAAACTCTCATTTAGGAGACAAAAATCCCCCTCTAAAAATATCATCTTTTATACATTTTGGAATTAATTTCTTATGCTTATTTTAGAACATTTATATTATGGACTAGTGGTCTTTTTTATATTGGACAAGACGAACATTCTTAAAACAATTCACCAATCCACCTTAAAGAATTACTACTACCTAATATAAAAATACggtaataatatattcagtaaAATTTAATACTAAGtagtagtaatatttttcttttggaagCTTTAGGATAGCTTGTAGCATTATAACCTCTgtcataatttttatgttttgagTGAGCATTTTGTGTGCAGTAGAGACACTGTGTAATAATATGTAAAATACACATAAAAGTAAACTATACTAAATAAACTCTATGCAACAAGCTCGATTCAGAAGACATTGAAAGTTTGAAGGCACACCGTAATGTCAGAGGCACTATCTGCGGATCAACCCCTCATCAAATATCTTACTACTCCCCTCAACTTCAGGTTGTTTGACtggatacaattttttttaagaaaaaaaaattaaaatttattgtttgagataaattttagatatttactcccttctaatttatatgacattgtTTGATTAGATATGAAATTCTACAAAGatgatacaattttttttgaaatttatagttTACATTAAGTAATAAATGTATGTGTGGTTTTAAATtatcttatatcaaaactaactATAAATTACAAAGACGATTTTGAATCATGCGCTCATACATTCACTGAGAGAACCAAGCTCATTGGGAGACCTAAGGGCctatttggattgatttttgacttaagacttataagccaaaagccataagCTGGGATTCCTAACTTATagcttttggcttatttttattattttggctttaaaataagtgtttataagcactttttaactttactcaaacacttcaaaattacttaaaaactattttggcttaaaagcacctaaaataagCCAATTCAAACGGCACTAAGCACGATTAGCAAACTCAGATAGTACAATAATAGAGAAATATAGGACCAATTCAACTAAGAACATGAATAATATCAAACCAATTATAGAAATATCGATCAAAACATGCTTAATATCAATGAACAAAAACCAAGCGCTTCAaagaaattaaaactaaaatatgtatcttaaaattaaatataacaataagtcttttttttaatactcaaataattccaaaaaaaaaaattgtaatttttttttatgtgatctAAGTATTTGTCCTGTATAACAAGTTGTGCCCCCGCCACTTCTCACGcgtaaggaaaaaaaaaaatatgccaTCTTTACTGACatacttttttaaaatccaGTGCAAATGTGCAATACTTCATTATATGTAagattttgtaatattttatacttttacTTTAAccctttattatattttatatgtagaCACACTAGTGCACCTTACACTTCATCGTTATGttatatgaatttgaattaattaaatattaaaggaaaatacATCGaatgagaaattttttttaaaaaaattcagattGATACTATGATCTTCGATTGTTTTGTAAGTTCTTTATCAGAGGACCAATTTTTTGAGTTATAATATATGGTACGTATACTAATATTGAAAAAGACTAGACATTGAGGTActatactactactactacaatAACAACATGCAAGCTAAGGAGTTTGCAGGACAAAATGACAGGTATAGGCAAAATCATTAATGAACTTTTTGCCATTTTTTTGAATGATTAATCAAGTTAGTACACATGCAAATTAAATGGGGAATCACcatttaaattaaaccaaaaagaaaaaaaaatgtaaattagtAATGTAAACTTGTGAAAATCTTTTATGAATATTGTGTGTCAGACTCGAATTTAAGATTTACGAAAATGTTTGAtcatttgtattattatacttaaaatttagtatatatatatgatataagtCATTATGCTTAATATTTAAGATTTATGAGTTCGATTCGATATAATCGAACTCATAACTTCAATATGTGCATTCGCCTAGATATCAGCTAATTCTGTGCGCATGCAATGTATGATAGAAGGACTAAATAGCAGCAAATATTGTCAAGTGCATAGTGTCACATCCCGCCACTTCGCAGTAGAATTTTGCGTCCGGATAggggcggaagggtctagagttgtggagaggtttccggaagactctagaaccTTTTAGATAattcaagaaggctagagaattccttagaattctctagaataatttagatagtttctaaagaaagccttagaattctctagagtgtgtagagaattctagagagGGGGCTTTTGTGTAAATATCTTAGGGACTTGTAAGTAAATTTAATTTACACTTTAGTCCTTAGGAGTTAGTATAAATAGGGGGTGCCATTCATTTGCAAGGCATCCAACCAAGAGTCCAAGCATCCAAGTGTAAAGCAATCTTCCAAAGCTAAtacaaaagccttcttccaaattctctaagtcttccttttcattctcttagcgatcttagtcgtaaagggcttacttgagcttacaagatcgtgaaagattcgtgagtaagttgtcaagtgccgcacggagcattagtgagactctaagtccgtgacaaagtggtatcagagcgagGTTCCATACTAAGGGAATGGCAACCGAAGGGGAGATAAACGCTGCTAGCACTACCAACATCCGTCCGGATGGTGGAAAGAAGTCCCGAAAGGGTAAAAAGCACCAAAAGAGTTCTGAAGAAATGCTGCCGGATCCCACACCTAGCGAGGCACTAACATCTCATCCACCCTCGACCACCGAGGCAAGTGACGATGAACTTGGCGAGGAAGCCATCGACGTCACCGCTGGCGAAGAGTGGGTCTCAAGGGTTGAAGTGGCAAGGCAGGCCGTGGAGATATTAGGCCGACGCATGAATATGGCCGACGGCAAATTCAAAACTCTTGAAGACTTCACCCTTGAGGAGACAGAAAACATCCGCAAGGAGTTGGAGGGACGTCAGCGGGCCGAGTTTGAGATGAAGGAGGCTATCACTTCCCTGGAGTGTCGGCTCATGGAGGCGTTGAGCACGATTGAGACCATGAAGGCCGAGATGAAAGCACTCAAGGAAGGTGTGGCAGTTGGAGGATCATCGTCGCTTGATCGAGACAGGGAGGCCAGGGTCGAGGCTCCCAAGCCACCTATGTTCAAAGGCGTCCGTGACGCGCAAGAGGTGGAGAATTTTCTTTGGCatttggagaattacttcaagtgCAACGGGCTGAAGAGCGACGAGAGTAAGATCAACACCGCAGTGTTGTATCTTTCGGAAATGGCCATGCTATGGTGGAGGCGCAAGGAGGCCGAGATAGGGAAGGGGACGTGCACC
This region includes:
- the LOC125876900 gene encoding transcription factor TCP4-like, which translates into the protein MGETSRLGIRNTVGEIVEVQGGHIVRSTGRKDRHSKVCTAKGPRDRRVRLSAHTAIQFYDVQDRLGYDRPSKAVDWLIKKAKPAIDELAELPAWKPTIGSVSAAAATNTDIEQEQAQKQQEDNNFAFQQGNVSLFDNVAGPSSKRAMESNTASFLPPSLESDAIADTIKSFFPMGSSTSGNSSAMQFHSFQEPHMLSRTNSQNQDLSLSLQFQDPILLHHQNQQAQHHNQTNHREQEQVQVQAPAHFTGNTPLGFDTSGWSMHQRLGSWSDSRDTGPGGSGGAVTGPGGYLFNSPPAPALLQQLFGQNQFFSQRGPLQSSNTSSVRAWMDPSTIAIASGDPSHHHQAVLPMYPSTIPGYGFASEVGEFSGFRIPARIQGEEEEHDGISDKPSSASSDSRH